From Nitrospinota bacterium, a single genomic window includes:
- the rlmB gene encoding 23S rRNA (guanosine(2251)-2'-O)-methyltransferase RlmB — protein MEGEKVIYGIYPVLEAIKSEARDISEIIIAYQKKGKDISEIKTLARNKNIKLSLRNKQRIDTLSGTWKHQGVVAIVSAKRFVEIEDLVHISLEKRSDPILLILDGITDPQNLGAIIRSAEALGVEGIILPKNRAVGVTPAVARTSAGALEYMKMARVINISRTIEYLKKKGFWIVGADEKVKKPIYNQNLNGPLGVVMGNEKEGIKKLVKEKCDILISIPMKGRINSLNVSSASAIIIYEILRQRVKIHNKKVDKNI, from the coding sequence ATGGAAGGTGAAAAGGTAATTTACGGTATCTATCCTGTCTTAGAAGCCATTAAATCAGAAGCGAGAGATATATCAGAAATAATCATTGCATATCAAAAAAAGGGAAAAGATATAAGTGAGATTAAAACACTGGCCAGAAACAAAAATATCAAGTTAAGTTTAAGGAACAAACAAAGAATAGATACACTTTCTGGGACATGGAAGCATCAAGGAGTAGTGGCAATTGTTTCTGCTAAAAGGTTCGTTGAAATTGAAGATTTGGTTCATATTTCTTTAGAAAAGAGGAGTGACCCTATCCTTTTAATTCTAGATGGAATCACAGATCCCCAAAATCTAGGGGCTATAATTCGATCTGCAGAAGCTCTGGGGGTGGAAGGAATTATTCTTCCTAAAAATAGGGCGGTTGGGGTCACACCTGCAGTTGCCAGAACCTCTGCTGGAGCCCTGGAGTATATGAAGATGGCGAGGGTAATCAATATTTCGAGAACAATAGAATATTTGAAAAAAAAGGGTTTTTGGATTGTGGGAGCGGATGAAAAGGTTAAAAAGCCGATCTATAACCAAAATCTCAATGGACCGCTGGGGGTTGTTATGGGGAATGAGAAGGAGGGGATAAAGAAATTGGTCAAAGAAAAATGCGATATACTCATTTCAATTCCTATGAAAGGAAGGATAAATTCCCTTAATGTATCGTCGGCATCTGCTATAATTATTTACGAAATATTAAGACAAAGGGTAAAAATCCATAATAAAAAAGTTGACAAAAATATTTAA